The sequence below is a genomic window from Anopheles cruzii chromosome 3, idAnoCruzAS_RS32_06, whole genome shotgun sequence.
AGATGAGCACCATCCTGCAGATGAGTATCGCCGACCAGAAGGACAGCGAGTACATCTGGACCACCAGCGAGCAGGAGGAATCGATCAACGAGTGGCGCTTCAAGTCCGCCGAAAAGCTTGCTTCCGGTAAGTCTTCCCGCTTTTCTTTGTGTCAAGCATAACCGAAATCAATGCCCGTTCCCCCTGGCCAGTAACGCTGTGCATGCTGTACATCGCGACCACCATGGCTACCATCTACGTGCTGAGCTGTCTGGGATTGCTGATCGGAACCCTGCGCAATCGGCACGAGTTTTTCATCCCCTGGATGGTGGTGGATTTCTTCGGTACGCTCGTGTCGGCCTCCATCATGCTGGCAGTGGCCTACAACAAATCGGCCTTCTGCTTCGTCGCCAAATGGCAATACTGTACGCAAAACAGGTGATTGTAAGCTCAAAGCGAATGGGGTAAAATAATTCTCTCTTACCAACAGGGGCATTCTGTGCCGTGTCGACCGCGTTCAACATCGTCGTTTGGCTGATCATCCGGTTGTTCTACAAGAATCTCGTACACATGACCAAGTTGCGCGAAGTCGCGATCGTGGCCATCCCTTGCCCTGTGGCCAACGTACCACTGGCAGCCGCCCACGATGGTGCCGTTTGCAGCAAGACGGCCAACGCTGTGGCCATTCCGCCGTATCACTATCGTCGGGAAAATATGCACCTGAGCGACGGAGGGTTGAAGCACATCCTTTTTGATGCCAACGAGGCCAACTACTTGGTATAGATTTCTTTCCGGAAATCCCAAGCGAACCACCTAGTGGTGACGGCTCGGTGCATTGGCaataattggaaaatttggCAACAATTTAACAAGTATTTGGGATTGAAACGAACCCTTGGGGTTTGGGTAAGGGCAATTTGTGTAGATGATGGGCTGGGCTCTATAGATATAAACCCTGGCAGATGGCGCACTCCACGCAGTGTGTCCGACAGAGGGTTCCCACTTCACTCCCGATTTTCGTATACGCTTGCGTAGACTTAGTCCTACTTGGCTCTGGCCAATTAAATTGGCTTGCTATCCGCAGATATGCGCAGGCTAAATTCATATCCGGCTGGACGGGCAGGATGTATTTCAGATCTCACTGTGCGTGTAGCAGACCGAAAGTATGACATCAAATAAATAACGTAACCATCAAATGGGTCCAGGTGGAAACAGAAAATCCAACGTATTTCGTAACTAAAACGTTGTTGGCctgaaagaaaagaaaaaaggggtATTATAGCATAGAAAACTAACTTAAATCGAATGGAGATTAGTACTTCGGATCGCATAACTCGCATAACTACAGAAAAcgcttttgttgcttttgacgagttttattatttttcaacattccTCCACCGACGTTCGTGTAATCTGTTCTActttttggttcattttctCTTACCAGGTTCAACAGTACTCTAAATTGATTGCTTCTCCTTAACATGTTTCGCTGTTTTCTCTTTTACTCTCCATGTATGCATGCGTATGCGCTACTTTTTATCGTTAGCAAATCGTGTGTCTTAGGGTGTGTCATCAAGTGGTTAcattagtttttcttttttactttaGTGCTATGTTCTTTATCTTGTGGAATTTGTTTGTTCCTTTATTTAGACCCACCCCATGACATTGGTCAGATTCTGTTCTGTAAGAACCCGTAGCTCCTTCGGCTCGGCGTGCATGGGGGCGTTGTACTCGTGAGCGATGTGTTTTCTAA
It includes:
- the LOC128272988 gene encoding uncharacterized protein LOC128272988 gives rise to the protein MYYVNRIREIVSTPISPKYLRVSAILIAIYKVLVAHVLLFVTLLGLAHAEEMSTILQMSIADQKDSEYIWTTSEQEESINEWRFKSAEKLASVTLCMLYIATTMATIYVLSCLGLLIGTLRNRHEFFIPWMVVDFFGTLVSASIMLAVAYNKSAFCFVAKWQYWAFCAVSTAFNIVVWLIIRLFYKNLVHMTKLREVAIVAIPCPVANVPLAAAHDGAVCSKTANAVAIPPYHYRRENMHLSDGGLKHILFDANEANYLV